A window of Pedobacter lusitanus contains these coding sequences:
- a CDS encoding YdcF family protein: MKVPFLIFCGWLMVLSAVAQQEPSNQYVLQRTHNAVQYKNYYLLTLLQKDLAVKTLIQKDPIFSAMLKNKKIKIQEAIKNCGTDISCLTGAVQFSADEIGSVSRQLAADFMPGNALDHMVSTQLVPSGCYGLYAGLKPVEMLIKAWEQDARAINHVIDVYVNGKQANYPAIDSISFSVRDKSYPELVNTSVFLSINDNNNLFFEPEMKFALLALEINERNDAADYEPMERTVNQAAFLSIKKTDFGVYPYSVILVPGEGPEERDIELSAGGMLRCRLAAEQYRNKVAPYIMVSGGRVHPYKTKYNEANEMKLYLMRVLQIPESAILMEPHARHTTTNLRNAARIIFRYGIPMEKPGLVVTVKSQSMYISDIMPQRCLKELGYEPYKTGKRLSDNNLEFYPNVMSLQIDFDEPMDP; the protein is encoded by the coding sequence ATGAAAGTTCCTTTCCTGATATTTTGTGGTTGGCTGATGGTGCTAAGTGCTGTTGCACAGCAGGAGCCATCTAATCAATATGTCCTTCAGCGGACCCATAATGCAGTTCAGTATAAAAACTATTATTTGCTCACTTTGCTGCAGAAAGATCTGGCGGTAAAAACTCTGATTCAGAAAGATCCCATATTCAGTGCTATGCTGAAGAATAAAAAAATAAAAATACAGGAGGCTATAAAAAATTGCGGTACTGATATATCGTGTCTGACCGGAGCTGTACAGTTTAGTGCTGATGAAATCGGGTCAGTGAGCCGTCAATTGGCTGCTGATTTTATGCCGGGGAATGCACTGGATCATATGGTGAGTACTCAGCTGGTCCCATCGGGTTGTTATGGGCTGTATGCTGGTCTAAAGCCTGTAGAAATGTTAATCAAAGCCTGGGAACAGGATGCCAGGGCCATCAACCATGTGATTGATGTTTACGTAAATGGTAAGCAGGCCAATTATCCTGCAATAGACTCTATTAGTTTTTCAGTCAGGGATAAAAGCTATCCGGAGCTGGTGAATACCAGTGTTTTTTTAAGTATAAATGATAATAATAACTTATTCTTTGAGCCTGAAATGAAGTTTGCCTTATTAGCGCTGGAGATTAATGAAAGGAATGATGCTGCGGATTATGAACCCATGGAGAGGACGGTAAATCAAGCTGCGTTTTTATCAATCAAAAAGACAGATTTCGGGGTTTATCCCTATAGTGTGATCCTGGTGCCGGGAGAAGGTCCGGAAGAGCGGGATATTGAGCTAAGCGCAGGCGGGATGCTGCGTTGTCGTCTGGCAGCAGAGCAATATAGAAATAAGGTAGCTCCTTACATTATGGTTTCTGGCGGCAGGGTGCATCCCTATAAGACGAAATATAATGAAGCCAACGAAATGAAGCTTTATTTAATGCGGGTCTTACAGATCCCCGAAAGTGCTATTCTGATGGAGCCTCATGCCAGACATACAACAACTAATCTTCGTAATGCTGCCCGAATCATTTTCAGATATGGTATCCCGATGGAGAAACCGGGCCTGGTGGTCACGGTGAAGTCGCAAAGCATGTACATCAGTGATATAATGCCTCAGCGTTGTCTTAAGGAATTGGGTTATGAACCCTATAAAACTGGTAAGCGTTTATCGGATAATAACCTGGAGTTTTATCCAAATGTGATGTCTCTGCAAATCGATTTTGACGAGCCTATGGATCCGTAG
- a CDS encoding RagB/SusD family nutrient uptake outer membrane protein, whose translation MKNYIYILIGGLMLTATSCKKFLDLKPMDSYTENTFYVDEKGLQGGLISCYDALQTDSLYGNNLLTLGEIRGDNLTDNDPGSGAGVRNQIEVFAETSANNILSGSWQGHYKAIYRCNIILDRAPAISMNETSKNQITAQAKFIRALSYFNLIRLWGNVPLVLKVQKTEEARENSRSTPAQVYQQVVSDLTDAAAQLPATWSDAQRGRATSYAASALLGKVYLYQKNYNMAATILQPVVAAIYAGTTLATVPQTTTFPNGLKTSKDIIFAVQYLSGGVKEFVNQDNRYRNNNNTNIINLPQTLFEAGDNRKALVAVTGTGGRPGKFNTPQVNNETSSDFPVMRCAEVLLMYAEALNEVSYGNAAAFKALNAVRANAGITVKTPDMLTSQADFRTALYLERRLELALEADRWFDIVRTNQMAAIFPGIPAFRSLYPVPQVEIDNVNRKDGWQNTGY comes from the coding sequence ATGAAAAATTATATATACATTCTTATTGGTGGTTTAATGCTGACGGCCACTTCCTGTAAAAAATTCCTGGATTTAAAACCGATGGACTCTTATACTGAAAATACATTTTATGTAGATGAAAAAGGGCTTCAGGGTGGTTTGATCAGTTGTTACGATGCTTTGCAGACAGATAGTCTTTACGGGAACAATTTACTGACCCTGGGAGAGATTCGCGGGGATAACCTGACTGATAATGATCCGGGTTCTGGTGCGGGAGTGAGAAATCAGATTGAAGTATTTGCAGAGACTTCGGCAAATAATATACTTTCAGGCAGCTGGCAGGGTCATTACAAGGCTATTTATCGTTGTAATATTATTCTGGACAGAGCACCTGCGATCAGTATGAATGAGACTTCAAAAAATCAGATTACAGCACAGGCGAAATTTATCAGAGCTTTAAGTTATTTCAATCTGATCCGTCTTTGGGGTAATGTACCGTTGGTACTGAAAGTTCAGAAGACAGAAGAGGCCCGGGAAAACAGTCGTTCTACACCTGCTCAGGTTTATCAGCAGGTGGTTAGTGATCTGACAGATGCTGCGGCACAGCTGCCGGCCACATGGTCTGACGCGCAGAGAGGGAGAGCGACCAGTTATGCGGCATCGGCATTGCTGGGTAAAGTATATCTCTACCAGAAGAATTACAATATGGCTGCCACGATTTTACAGCCCGTAGTAGCTGCGATCTATGCAGGAACAACGCTGGCTACTGTGCCACAAACCACTACTTTTCCAAATGGATTAAAGACCAGTAAGGATATCATTTTCGCAGTGCAGTATCTTTCTGGTGGTGTAAAGGAGTTTGTAAATCAGGATAACCGTTACAGAAATAACAATAACACGAACATTATCAACTTGCCGCAGACCCTTTTTGAGGCTGGAGATAACCGTAAGGCGTTGGTTGCAGTAACCGGTACAGGTGGTCGTCCCGGGAAGTTTAATACGCCGCAGGTAAATAATGAAACCAGCAGTGATTTTCCGGTTATGCGTTGTGCAGAAGTCCTGTTAATGTATGCAGAGGCCCTGAATGAGGTGTCTTATGGAAATGCCGCAGCTTTCAAGGCTTTAAATGCTGTTCGTGCCAATGCGGGGATTACGGTGAAAACCCCTGATATGTTAACCTCACAGGCTGATTTCAGAACAGCTTTATATTTAGAAAGAAGACTGGAACTGGCTTTAGAAGCTGATCGCTGGTTTGATATTGTAAGAACCAATCAGATGGCGGCAATTTTCCCTGGTATTCCGGCATTCCGGAGTCTGTATCCGGTACCGCAGGTAGAGATTGATAATGTGAACAGAAAAGATGGCTGGCAGAATACTGGTTATTAA
- a CDS encoding SusC/RagA family TonB-linked outer membrane protein: protein MFRKFTKHLFFCLLLIAVSLETRAQTSEITGIVKDELGQPLIGASILLQNMKTNEKKGIMVNMNGKFVINGLSAGVPYNISASYIGYSTKTIENYLLKAGEQATLLIQLNPDAKSLSDVVIVGYGSQKAKDVTTSIASIKAADLENQPISNAAEAMVGKMAGVQVSQGSGTPGGALSVKVRGVGTITAGSSPLYVIDGVPISNDNINTLNTNDIASIEVLKDASSAAIYGSRGSNGVVLITTKQGKNGVSAINVNSYTGWQSLSHKIKMMDAYQYSQMVLDSRNNSYTDAMEAINRKNTALGLPLVNYNVNDNNGIRLFNTANNTNTVIPQEVLPYLQGQQGLTNTDWQNEIFRVAPIQNHSISAAGGSELLKYYASLEYFNQDGIILNSGFKRYSGRLNLEGKKGKFRYGVNFSPSVINEKRVNANGAYSVNGGGIVASALHYSPIFPVYNTDGSYSFAQNSWSPGTITTLPNNTVASGNGETQAWNPVALAMLQKDDVSSHRMTGSAFVEAEIIKDLKYKIQLGADLFNSSEDTFRPSIIPQSNTAGNPLSEATGSSRTIKETNWLLEQTLNYNKTLGDHSINALLGWSNQKDDLSGNYAFASKGFISDQVEYLSAGLVTNGTSTRTQWALASGIARLQYSYKGKYLFTGSVRADGSSKFGKNNKWGYFPSASLGWRLSEEDFLKNSETISDLKLRASYGLTGNFNIPNYGAQGAMTNYGYVFGGAIPAVVNGAAPFAQPNDDLKWEKTAQLNLGFDAAFFKNKLTLSVDVYNSNTNNLLLNVPVPITTGFSTELKNIGKVNNKGIDINLGTQQQFGAVRWTANANFSKNINKVVELGPGNADIIKTGSVANAYFITRVGEPIGSYYLPVVLGVFKNQAEVNAYPHYTDTQGNYDLNTSKPGDFKFKDVDGDGVIDLTKDREIVGNYLPKFTYGFATSAEYKGVDINVSMQGVYGNKILNLSRRYFANKEGNMNNMVSSLDRWMSESNPGSGQDVRANRASKGSNGTTSTWHVEDGSYLRIRNIALGYTFPTDFVKKMALTKLRLYISMQNPFTFTKYSGYNPEVTNRPDATTNGEDYGVYPTSKTISLGINITL, encoded by the coding sequence ATGTTTAGAAAATTTACAAAACATCTGTTCTTTTGCTTGCTGCTGATAGCGGTCTCGCTGGAAACCCGGGCTCAGACATCAGAGATTACCGGGATTGTAAAAGATGAACTGGGACAACCCTTAATCGGGGCTTCCATCCTTTTGCAGAATATGAAAACCAATGAAAAAAAGGGGATCATGGTGAATATGAACGGGAAGTTCGTGATTAACGGGCTTTCTGCGGGGGTACCCTATAACATCAGCGCTTCTTATATTGGCTATAGTACCAAAACTATAGAGAATTACCTGCTTAAAGCAGGAGAACAAGCTACACTGCTGATTCAGCTGAATCCTGATGCTAAGTCTTTATCCGATGTGGTGATTGTAGGATACGGAAGTCAGAAGGCAAAAGATGTCACGACTTCTATTGCCAGTATCAAAGCAGCGGATCTGGAGAATCAGCCAATCAGTAATGCTGCCGAGGCAATGGTTGGTAAGATGGCCGGTGTGCAGGTTTCGCAGGGATCTGGTACACCTGGAGGAGCGTTGTCTGTTAAAGTCCGCGGTGTAGGAACGATAACTGCGGGATCCAGTCCATTGTATGTAATTGATGGAGTACCGATTTCCAATGATAATATCAATACCCTGAACACTAATGATATTGCTTCCATCGAAGTTTTAAAAGATGCTTCTTCGGCTGCGATTTACGGTTCAAGAGGTTCAAACGGGGTTGTACTGATCACAACCAAACAAGGTAAAAATGGCGTATCTGCGATTAACGTAAACAGTTATACCGGCTGGCAGTCTTTGTCTCATAAAATCAAAATGATGGATGCTTATCAGTATTCGCAAATGGTTCTGGATTCGAGAAATAATTCCTATACCGATGCAATGGAAGCCATTAACCGAAAAAATACTGCTTTAGGTTTGCCACTGGTCAATTATAACGTAAATGATAATAATGGTATTCGTCTGTTTAATACAGCTAACAATACCAATACAGTGATTCCGCAGGAAGTTTTACCCTATCTGCAGGGGCAGCAGGGTTTAACCAATACAGACTGGCAGAATGAAATCTTCAGAGTGGCTCCGATACAGAATCACTCTATTTCAGCTGCCGGTGGTAGTGAATTGCTTAAGTACTATGCTTCCCTGGAATATTTCAATCAGGATGGTATTATCTTAAACAGTGGTTTTAAACGGTATAGCGGCAGATTAAATCTTGAAGGGAAAAAAGGGAAATTCAGATATGGTGTAAATTTCAGTCCATCGGTCATTAATGAAAAAAGGGTGAATGCGAATGGTGCCTATAGTGTAAATGGCGGCGGGATTGTAGCATCGGCTCTGCATTATTCGCCAATTTTCCCGGTATATAATACAGATGGAAGCTATAGTTTTGCACAAAATTCCTGGAGTCCGGGTACGATTACCACTTTGCCAAACAATACCGTTGCCAGCGGTAATGGTGAAACACAAGCCTGGAATCCGGTTGCGCTGGCTATGCTGCAAAAAGATGACGTAAGTTCACACCGGATGACCGGAAGTGCTTTTGTTGAAGCGGAAATCATTAAAGATCTGAAATATAAGATCCAGCTTGGAGCTGATTTATTTAATAGTTCGGAAGATACTTTCAGGCCTTCGATTATTCCTCAGTCCAATACGGCAGGAAATCCATTGTCAGAAGCAACAGGATCGTCCAGAACGATAAAAGAGACCAACTGGTTACTGGAGCAAACCTTAAACTATAATAAGACCCTTGGAGATCATAGTATTAATGCATTACTGGGCTGGTCTAACCAAAAAGATGATTTAAGCGGGAATTATGCTTTTGCATCCAAAGGTTTTATTAGTGATCAGGTAGAATATCTGAGTGCAGGACTGGTGACCAACGGGACATCTACGCGTACCCAGTGGGCTTTGGCTTCAGGTATTGCGAGACTGCAGTATAGTTATAAAGGAAAATATTTATTTACCGGTTCTGTACGTGCAGACGGGTCTTCCAAATTCGGGAAGAACAATAAATGGGGTTATTTCCCTTCTGCATCCCTTGGGTGGAGGTTATCAGAAGAAGATTTCCTGAAGAACTCAGAAACTATCTCTGATTTGAAATTAAGAGCAAGTTATGGTCTGACAGGTAATTTCAATATTCCGAATTACGGGGCGCAGGGAGCGATGACCAATTATGGTTATGTATTTGGCGGTGCTATTCCTGCGGTAGTTAACGGAGCTGCACCATTTGCACAGCCTAATGACGACTTAAAATGGGAGAAAACCGCACAGCTGAATCTTGGTTTTGATGCTGCTTTTTTTAAGAATAAGCTGACTTTATCGGTTGATGTATATAACAGTAATACCAATAATTTATTATTGAATGTACCTGTACCAATTACTACAGGTTTTTCTACCGAGTTGAAAAATATTGGAAAGGTCAACAACAAGGGGATAGATATTAATTTAGGTACACAACAGCAATTCGGTGCTGTCAGATGGACGGCAAATGCCAATTTCTCTAAAAACATTAATAAGGTTGTAGAACTGGGGCCAGGTAATGCAGATATTATCAAAACCGGATCTGTAGCCAATGCTTATTTTATCACCAGGGTGGGCGAACCAATCGGTTCTTATTATCTGCCAGTTGTTTTAGGTGTATTTAAAAATCAGGCAGAAGTTAATGCTTACCCCCACTATACAGATACCCAGGGCAATTACGATCTGAATACCTCTAAACCCGGAGATTTTAAATTTAAAGATGTAGATGGTGACGGTGTGATTGATTTAACCAAAGACCGTGAAATTGTAGGGAATTACCTGCCAAAGTTTACTTATGGTTTTGCTACTTCTGCCGAATACAAAGGCGTGGATATTAATGTGTCAATGCAGGGTGTATATGGAAATAAGATTCTGAATCTTTCGCGCAGATATTTTGCAAACAAAGAAGGGAACATGAACAATATGGTGAGTTCTCTGGATCGCTGGATGTCGGAGAGCAATCCCGGAAGTGGTCAGGACGTAAGAGCTAACCGTGCGTCAAAAGGCAGTAATGGTACAACTTCTACCTGGCATGTGGAGGACGGATCTTACCTGAGAATCCGTAATATCGCTTTAGGTTATACCTTCCCGACAGATTTTGTGAAAAAGATGGCCCTGACCAAGCTCAGACTCTATATCTCTATGCAGAATCCTTTTACATTCACTAAATATTCGGGATATAACCCGGAAGTGACGAACAGGCCTGATGCAACTACAAACGGAGAAGACTACGGTGTTTATCCGACTTCAAAAACCATATCATTAGGTATTAACATCACATTATAA
- a CDS encoding FecR domain-containing protein has product MRMSEELLNKYFKGLCTPEEKLLVISYLNETEDLPAHLLGKNEWDETVEAVIPDHKTAEMFEVIKKQTISGRKRLNWFNITTAAAVILAVLGLVFLGLNRNQPKPDLAKNKVQNIKQAIAVNWKSVVNYTEQDQQLTLPDKSTVKIYPGGELRYTIPFVNRNREIYLKGKGFFQVTKDKKHPFVVYAKGVSTTALGTSFTITALEKSKLIKVQLHTGKVWVKSIDSTHHVKSFSEILMPGRELVYNSRLNKVSVMDTKVPVIQQEDRLTILNFTQAPLAEVFASLQKHYNVKIIYNPADLEEMSFTGSLKLAQPITTILKEITELNKLNHTKTTKGYLISKK; this is encoded by the coding sequence ATGCGTATGTCTGAAGAGCTGTTGAATAAATATTTTAAAGGATTGTGTACACCAGAAGAAAAACTACTGGTGATCAGTTATTTGAATGAAACTGAAGATTTACCAGCGCACTTGTTAGGCAAAAATGAATGGGATGAAACTGTTGAAGCAGTTATCCCTGACCATAAAACAGCAGAGATGTTTGAGGTGATAAAAAAACAAACCATCTCCGGAAGGAAGCGTTTGAACTGGTTTAACATCACAACTGCCGCGGCGGTTATACTGGCTGTACTGGGGCTGGTATTTCTGGGATTGAACAGGAATCAGCCAAAGCCTGATCTGGCTAAAAACAAGGTGCAGAATATTAAACAGGCTATTGCGGTGAACTGGAAATCGGTTGTTAATTATACTGAACAGGATCAGCAGCTTACCCTGCCGGATAAATCTACTGTAAAAATATATCCGGGCGGGGAGTTAAGATATACGATACCTTTTGTGAATAGAAACCGGGAAATTTATTTGAAAGGAAAAGGGTTCTTTCAGGTGACTAAAGATAAAAAACATCCTTTTGTGGTCTATGCAAAAGGTGTATCTACAACGGCTTTAGGAACCTCTTTTACGATTACAGCATTAGAGAAAAGTAAACTGATCAAAGTGCAGCTGCATACCGGAAAGGTATGGGTGAAAAGTATTGATTCAACACACCATGTCAAATCATTCAGTGAAATTTTAATGCCCGGAAGAGAACTGGTTTATAATAGCCGGCTCAACAAGGTAAGCGTCATGGATACTAAGGTACCGGTGATTCAGCAGGAAGATAGGCTGACCATTTTAAACTTTACACAGGCACCTTTAGCTGAGGTATTTGCCAGCTTACAAAAGCATTACAACGTTAAAATTATTTATAATCCGGCCGATCTGGAGGAAATGTCATTTACAGGAAGTTTGAAACTAGCACAACCAATAACTACCATACTGAAAGAAATAACCGAACTGAATAAATTAAATCACACCAAAACAACCAAAGGTTACCTGATTAGCAAAAAATAA
- a CDS encoding RNA polymerase sigma factor gives MLNYIQNIKEGDHVSFEIVFKLWHKKVYAYFFKKTASEDQATELTQLAFIKLWNFKHTLSEEHPIDLQLFKIAKTTLLDYFRKLANDERNLKLYYHKAAGEVNEQDRSFETRQQLDQVLNVLPPTRKKVFVLNRLHGYSYKEISEQLSISPRTVEKHISLALKQLNSYSSIPAIIFLIRFLN, from the coding sequence ATGTTAAACTATATTCAAAATATAAAAGAGGGCGACCATGTATCTTTTGAGATAGTTTTTAAGCTATGGCATAAGAAAGTATATGCCTATTTTTTTAAGAAAACAGCTTCCGAAGATCAGGCTACTGAACTTACACAGCTGGCTTTCATCAAACTATGGAATTTCAAACATACCCTGTCTGAGGAGCATCCCATCGATCTTCAGTTATTCAAAATTGCTAAAACCACTTTGCTTGATTATTTTAGAAAACTGGCTAACGACGAACGTAACCTGAAGCTTTATTACCATAAAGCAGCCGGAGAAGTAAATGAGCAGGATAGAAGTTTTGAGACCAGGCAGCAACTTGACCAGGTGCTCAATGTCTTGCCACCCACCCGTAAAAAGGTTTTTGTTTTGAACAGGTTACATGGCTACTCCTATAAAGAAATTTCTGAGCAGTTATCTATTTCGCCCAGAACTGTAGAAAAACATATTTCACTGGCCCTGAAACAGCTTAACAGCTATTCTTCTATCCCGGCTATTATTTTCCTGATCAGGTTTCTGAATTAA